The following are encoded together in the Arcobacter aquimarinus genome:
- a CDS encoding DUF3164 family protein: MPIIDDKGWWQDKTGEYKHPARIDIDEQLEDELVEKIHAKGLKLQAAILEYKDFVYSECYAFLDNLREEYNIERLKGKTERITLKSFNGTKEFKISVNNLIDYNQVKVELAKEKFLQYANLKIKDIEDNDIKTIVLGALEPKNGKYDDRDIQKLINWGFEHPFWKEGVELLQSARITTGTKSYINLRQKEELKLDGMWEGIVLDLAALPIQDTVIQKSIEFIKWKRNLLRRENKFVFIEAGDDYYWRKLFDEGKSIDEALAYAKEEEKCWQEAGNNIGEK; the protein is encoded by the coding sequence ATGCCAATTATAGATGATAAGGGTTGGTGGCAGGATAAAACAGGTGAATATAAACATCCTGCTAGGATAGATATTGATGAACAACTTGAAGATGAACTTGTAGAAAAAATCCATGCTAAAGGTTTGAAACTTCAAGCTGCTATTTTGGAATATAAAGATTTTGTTTATAGCGAATGTTACGCTTTTTTAGACAATCTAAGGGAAGAATATAACATCGAAAGATTGAAAGGAAAAACAGAAAGAATAACTTTGAAGTCTTTTAATGGAACGAAAGAATTTAAAATTTCTGTAAATAATCTTATTGACTATAACCAAGTGAAAGTTGAACTTGCAAAAGAAAAGTTTCTACAGTATGCAAATTTAAAAATAAAAGATATTGAAGACAATGACATAAAAACTATTGTTCTAGGTGCATTAGAGCCTAAAAATGGAAAATATGATGATAGAGATATCCAAAAGCTTATAAATTGGGGATTTGAACATCCATTTTGGAAAGAAGGAGTTGAACTATTACAAAGTGCAAGAATTACGACAGGTACAAAATCTTACATAAATCTTAGACAAAAAGAGGAATTAAAACTAGATGGAATGTGGGAAGGAATTGTTTTAGATCTTGCAGCTCTTCCTATACAAGACACAGTAATTCAAAAAAGTATTGAGTTTATAAAATGGAAAAGAAATCTTTTAAGAAGAGAAAATAAATTTGTATTTATTGAAGCTGGAGATGATTATTACTGGAGAAAACTATTTGATGAAGGTAAGAGTATAGATGAAGCTTTAGCATATGCAAAAGAAGAGGAAAAATGTTGGCAAGAAGCAGGAAATAATATAGGAGAGAAATAA
- a CDS encoding PBECR2 nuclease fold domain-containing protein, producing the protein MVKLDFQKTPQSIVDSLKDKQLTLTYNHDELLKEAHNKAFTVAKVTRMDLLNDIHSSLADAIKSGKNFEAWKKEIIPTLEKKGWWGTKEIADPKTGEIKKVVINSNRLKKIYTINTRVAYQKHRYEQMMKLPLSTYWMYRCSFLENSRESHKAMHGTVFHRDHEFWEENYPPNDYICFCTVTAHSESDLKRRGLTPTQGQVQSIASKDWAYNVGKNTNLTGLKKINLDDSLNKLPNILSAKNKALENISEAELKNRFYKTLGAKENSYFIDKTNDPIFVNDDFFKNKEIVKLFKKSRNLFIAELANTLKDPDEIYLEFEKLRDTNDKYIDEDSRVVKKFMKYYKTEAGAKKALMVLVEYLKDKTVGLSAYYIDSSGTVENKRVEKLIYQKD; encoded by the coding sequence ATGGTTAAACTAGATTTTCAAAAGACTCCACAAAGTATAGTAGATAGTCTAAAAGATAAACAACTCACACTTACTTATAATCACGATGAACTTTTAAAAGAGGCTCATAATAAAGCTTTTACAGTTGCAAAAGTTACTAGAATGGATTTACTAAATGATATTCATAGTTCACTAGCAGATGCCATAAAAAGTGGGAAAAACTTTGAAGCTTGGAAAAAAGAGATTATACCAACTTTAGAAAAAAAAGGCTGGTGGGGAACAAAAGAGATAGCAGACCCAAAAACAGGTGAAATAAAAAAAGTAGTCATAAACTCAAATAGACTTAAAAAAATTTATACTATAAATACAAGAGTAGCATATCAAAAACACAGATATGAACAGATGATGAAATTACCTTTATCAACATATTGGATGTATAGATGTTCTTTTTTAGAAAATTCAAGGGAAAGCCACAAGGCTATGCATGGAACTGTATTCCATAGAGACCATGAGTTTTGGGAAGAGAATTACCCACCAAATGATTATATATGTTTTTGTACAGTAACAGCTCATAGCGAAAGTGATTTAAAAAGAAGAGGATTGACTCCTACTCAAGGTCAAGTACAAAGTATAGCTTCAAAAGATTGGGCTTATAATGTAGGTAAAAATACAAACCTTACAGGATTAAAAAAGATAAATTTAGATGATTCTTTAAATAAGCTACCAAATATTTTAAGTGCAAAAAATAAAGCTTTAGAAAACATAAGTGAAGCTGAACTAAAAAATAGGTTTTATAAAACTCTAGGAGCAAAAGAAAACTCTTATTTTATAGACAAAACAAATGACCCAATATTTGTAAATGATGATTTCTTTAAAAACAAAGAGATTGTTAAACTATTTAAAAAAAGCAGAAACCTTTTTATAGCTGAACTTGCAAATACTCTAAAAGACCCTGATGAAATATATCTTGAGTTTGAAAAATTAAGAGATACAAACGATAAATATATAGATGAAGATAGTAGAGTTGTAAAAAAGTTTATGAAGTATTATAAAACTGAAGCTGGAGCAAAAAAAGCTTTGATGGTATTAGTTGAGTATTTAAAAGACAAAACTGTAGGATTAAGTGCTTATTACATAGATAGTTCGGGAACTGTTGAAAATAAAAGAGTTGAGAAGTTAATTTATCAAAAGGATTAA
- a CDS encoding phage protein GemA/Gp16 family protein, giving the protein MTNKQQSYKKSLIQKIQIAKHNVFIDDEVRKEFMLSRFGVDSTTKLSIDELKLLLDFCNRNVSDIPFSKPTEAQLKKIYDTWYLKAKDKSQNALNSFVSKIVKKEMITLTKNDATKVIVALENMR; this is encoded by the coding sequence ATGACAAACAAACAACAATCTTATAAAAAAAGCCTTATTCAAAAGATTCAAATAGCTAAACATAATGTTTTTATAGATGATGAAGTTCGAAAAGAATTTATGCTCTCTCGCTTTGGAGTTGATAGTACAACTAAGCTAAGTATAGATGAACTAAAACTACTTTTAGATTTTTGCAATAGAAATGTAAGTGATATTCCTTTTTCAAAACCTACTGAAGCTCAACTAAAAAAGATATATGATACTTGGTATTTAAAAGCTAAAGATAAAAGTCAAAATGCCTTAAATAGTTTTGTTTCAAAGATAGTAAAAAAAGAGATGATTACTTTAACAAAGAATGATGCTACAAAAGTTATTGTAGCTTTAGAAAACATGAGATAA
- a CDS encoding DUF3496 domain-containing protein, with translation MGEIIEKEEFLKTITKEELYDMWLKAEFRVKDTQNELRKIKSSNKHLELELEKFQRWYYEERKKNEHTNS, from the coding sequence ATGGGTGAGATTATAGAAAAAGAAGAATTTCTTAAAACAATTACAAAAGAAGAACTTTATGATATGTGGCTAAAAGCAGAGTTTAGAGTTAAAGATACACAAAATGAACTTAGAAAAATTAAGAGTTCAAATAAACATTTAGAGTTAGAACTTGAGAAATTTCAAAGATGGTATTACGAGGAGAGAAAGAAAAATGAACATACTAACAGTTGA
- a CDS encoding phage virion morphogenesis protein translates to MQVILKIENIEAVKKKLENIQDNITDTAPLMSEISNYLYTIAKDSFDDEKDPRGHTWTPLANSTLANKKRYGKSSNILWYDGGMQGNLIEESDNDSARVGITTVNEDDYFYPMVHQFGANNAGRNKKTKIAQRSFMPITQDGVLYVKTSNKIEEIAIEFIESGLK, encoded by the coding sequence ATGCAAGTAATACTAAAAATAGAAAACATAGAAGCTGTAAAGAAAAAACTAGAAAATATCCAAGACAATATAACAGATACAGCTCCACTTATGAGTGAAATTTCAAACTATCTATATACCATTGCAAAAGATAGTTTTGATGATGAAAAAGATCCAAGAGGACATACATGGACTCCACTAGCTAACTCAACTTTAGCAAACAAAAAAAGATATGGTAAATCAAGTAATATTTTATGGTATGACGGAGGTATGCAAGGAAATCTTATAGAAGAATCTGATAATGATAGTGCAAGAGTTGGAATAACTACTGTAAATGAAGATGACTACTTCTATCCAATGGTTCATCAATTTGGAGCAAATAATGCTGGAAGAAATAAAAAGACTAAAATAGCACAAAGGAGTTTTATGCCAATAACTCAAGATGGCGTATTATATGTTAAAACAAGCAATAAAATAGAAGAGATAGCAATAGAATTTATAGAAAGTGGTTTAAAATAA
- a CDS encoding AAA family ATPase: MKEEFLLTQNYIKLNESVQGLKELPLSAPKMGLGYGNYGLGKTISLEKITAQEDALLFRAVQTWTKSSLLREICIELNLDSQGQASYLYRRVVESLLNEPRIIIIDEVDAILKSTKNEVLELLRDIHDETGVIVFFIGMEEANAKFKKHRHYYSRIVELVEFKPIGKEDIKKFCELSDVKIEDDLINHFLVKYPNLRNIRVLLIRLEKYCELNGYESADLKIFIQSGVDHGTRQKD, encoded by the coding sequence ATGAAAGAAGAATTTCTTTTAACGCAAAATTATATCAAGTTAAATGAATCAGTTCAAGGGCTAAAAGAGTTACCATTGAGTGCACCCAAAATGGGTTTAGGTTATGGAAATTATGGACTTGGTAAAACAATAAGTTTAGAAAAAATTACAGCTCAAGAAGATGCTTTACTTTTTAGAGCTGTTCAAACTTGGACTAAATCTTCACTACTTAGAGAAATATGTATAGAGCTTAATTTAGACTCTCAAGGTCAAGCCTCATATTTATATCGAAGAGTAGTTGAATCATTATTAAATGAGCCTAGAATCATAATAATTGATGAAGTTGATGCAATACTAAAATCTACAAAAAATGAAGTTTTAGAATTATTAAGAGACATACATGATGAAACTGGTGTAATAGTATTTTTTATAGGAATGGAAGAGGCTAATGCAAAGTTTAAGAAGCATAGACACTATTATTCAAGGATAGTTGAATTAGTAGAGTTTAAACCAATTGGAAAAGAAGATATAAAAAAGTTTTGTGAGCTTAGTGATGTAAAAATTGAAGATGATTTAATCAATCATTTTTTAGTTAAATATCCAAATCTTAGAAATATAAGAGTTTTACTAATTAGGCTTGAAAAATATTGTGAATTAAATGGATATGAAAGTGCTGATTTAAAGATATTTATTCAAAGTGGAGTAGATCATGGAACTAGACAAAAAGATTAA
- a CDS encoding helicase DnaB, which produces MFNFLKGNTLVKEDFSLGEKVEYIKDFLYSNSVSLIYSPPKQGKTWLGYGITTTLAKRNDIRRIIYVDMDNGLSSLAERKIDDKLINHPKVEYVSRAKISCSPIDYLRQIDEEAKRDNYKDVTFVFETTKDFVDTDSKSQSEEFMKIIMRIRDAGATVIIMHHATKSGSTISGVQVFINSPDNVYEMIQKAREENMLHLMLNVTHSRNLVKDIGVSVSTKTLELSKLDEVYATMSEYEENFVRKAKEILKKNPDGLGQTELLNQIGYEKTDKTARDTLDKFTDKFWSKYQEKKGKPITYTLI; this is translated from the coding sequence ATGTTTAATTTTTTAAAAGGAAATACTTTAGTTAAAGAAGATTTTTCTTTGGGTGAAAAAGTAGAATATATTAAAGATTTTTTATACTCTAATAGTGTATCTCTGATATATTCTCCACCTAAACAAGGTAAAACATGGCTTGGATATGGAATTACTACAACTTTAGCAAAAAGAAACGACATAAGAAGAATTATCTATGTAGACATGGATAATGGACTTAGCTCTTTAGCTGAGAGAAAAATAGATGATAAATTAATAAATCATCCCAAAGTTGAATATGTTAGTCGTGCAAAGATTAGCTGCTCTCCTATTGACTACTTAAGACAAATAGATGAGGAGGCAAAGAGAGATAATTATAAAGATGTAACTTTTGTATTTGAAACTACAAAGGATTTTGTAGATACAGATAGTAAAAGTCAATCTGAAGAATTTATGAAGATTATTATGAGAATAAGAGATGCAGGTGCAACTGTTATCATAATGCATCATGCAACAAAATCAGGAAGTACAATATCAGGAGTTCAAGTATTTATAAACTCTCCCGATAATGTTTATGAAATGATTCAAAAAGCTAGAGAAGAAAATATGCTACATTTGATGTTAAATGTAACACACTCACGGAACCTTGTAAAAGATATTGGAGTTAGTGTAAGTACCAAAACTTTAGAACTCTCAAAACTGGATGAAGTTTATGCCACCATGAGTGAATATGAAGAAAATTTTGTAAGAAAAGCAAAAGAGATATTAAAGAAAAATCCTGATGGATTAGGACAAACTGAACTTTTAAATCAAATCGGATATGAAAAAACAGATAAAACGGCAAGGGATACTTTGGATAAGTTTACTGATAAGTTTTGGAGTAAATACCAAGAAAAAAAAGGTAAACCTATAACTTATACTTTAATTTAA
- a CDS encoding N-acetylmuramoyl-L-alanine amidase, protein MKVAVVIGHQERSKGAMNSTYGTTEFEFNQKLAHDIEHNFGNLFNFDQHEIVVMYRKTTLQNLPNEVNAQKPDLVIELHCNAFNKQANGCETLYYHKSIKGKAIATIFQKNILAVLKNKDRGIKPKTAEDRGGYMLRYTNAPCIITEPFFIDNDDELINGELCFNQGSLTAGFCEAIAESLEYLKALR, encoded by the coding sequence ATGAAAGTAGCAGTAGTAATAGGACATCAAGAAAGATCTAAAGGTGCTATGAATAGCACTTATGGAACTACAGAGTTTGAATTTAATCAAAAACTTGCACATGATATTGAGCATAATTTTGGGAACTTATTTAATTTTGACCAACACGAAATAGTTGTTATGTATAGAAAAACAACTTTACAGAATTTACCAAATGAAGTAAATGCTCAAAAACCTGATTTGGTAATAGAGTTACATTGTAATGCTTTTAATAAACAAGCAAATGGTTGTGAAACACTTTATTATCACAAATCTATAAAAGGTAAAGCTATAGCTACTATTTTTCAAAAAAATATATTAGCAGTTTTAAAAAATAAAGATAGAGGTATAAAACCTAAAACAGCTGAAGATAGAGGTGGTTATATGCTTAGATATACAAATGCTCCTTGCATAATAACAGAACCTTTTTTTATAGATAACGATGATGAACTTATAAATGGGGAACTATGTTTTAATCAAGGAAGTCTTACAGCAGGATTTTGTGAAGCAATAGCAGAAAGCTTGGAGTATTTAAAGGCTTTGAGATGA